One Leopardus geoffroyi isolate Oge1 chromosome C1, O.geoffroyi_Oge1_pat1.0, whole genome shotgun sequence DNA segment encodes these proteins:
- the CITED4 gene encoding cbp/p300-interacting transactivator 4 gives MADHLMLAEGYRLVQRPPPGAPSHGPHALRTLQPYAVPGLDSGLRPRGTPLGPPPPPPPGALAYGPFGPPPAFQPFPAVPPPAAGSAHLQPVATLYPGRATAPPGVPGGPQCLQPAPGAPAPPPPAHALGCMDAELIDEEALTSLELELGLHRVRELPELFLGQSEFDCFSDLGSAPPAGSVSC, from the coding sequence ATGGCCGACCACCTGATGCTCGCCGAGGGCTACCGCCTGGTGCAGAGGCCGCCGCCCGGCGCGCCCTCCCACGGCCCCCACGCGCTCCGGACGCTGCAGCCGTACGCGGTCCCGGGCCTGGACAGCGGCTTGCGGCCGCGGGGGACTCCGCtgggcccgccgccgccgcccccacccGGGGCCCTGGCGTACGGGCCCTTCGGGCCGCCGCCTGCCTTCCAGCCCTTTCCGGCCGTGCCACCGCCGGCCGCCGGCAGCGCGCACTTGCAGCCGGTGGCGACGCTGTACCCGGGCCGCGCGACCGCGCCCCCCGGCGTCCCGGGAGGGCCCCAGTGCCTGCAGCCGGCGCCCGGCGCCCCGGCCCCACCGCCGCCCGCGCACGCCCTGGGCTGCATGGACGCCGAACTCATCGACGAGGAAGCGCTGACGTCGCTGGAGCTGGAGCTCGGGCTGCACCGCGTGCGCGAGCTGCCCGAGCTCTTCCTGGGCCAGAGCGAGTTCGACTGCTTCTCGGACTTGGGGTCGGCGCCACCCGCCGGCTCGGTGAGCTGCTGA